A single Orcinus orca chromosome 2, mOrcOrc1.1, whole genome shotgun sequence DNA region contains:
- the WHAMM gene encoding WASP homolog-associated protein with actin, membranes and microtubules isoform X3, which produces MELGVTKIISKLKRPGGSPGSSSTGSSRLPRGQVLPPSTVSGLNPSHASGLSSDVYSSKVLQGHEKANTMVALMKVYREEDEAYQELVTAATMFFQYLLQPFRDMRELATSCKLAILKSLDEDGLGPKRIVALQKEAQEWTRRAEEAIVSIQDITVNYFEKTVEALAGMQKQMAQDEKRFGQAAWATATPRLEKLKLMLARETLQLMRAKELCFSHKRAEIQGKIEDLPEQEKKINVVDELEIQYYEVQLELYEVKFEILKYEEILLVTQLDSIKRLIKDKQDEVIYYDPCENPEELKVMDHVMGLQDDKNLEVKELSRQCQQLESKRGRICARRARLRNRKDQCKENHRLRLQQAEESIKYFHQHHSVQRKRDQKKEEEQKKKEWINQERQKTLQRLRAFKERCPGRSVLKSSRSHPVAAHLPSGPPRQTSPPTSQMTAVIHPSSRKTRSAPLAEVSNVRTPEHEDCARNIPVQTFVPVGAHTHCRSSEELSLPPPPPPPPPPPPPPPPPLPAPPFSSQSANHRNLHFRTSAKDDQPLPLVCESPAESPCGSSDSLSCPGSMDEVLASLRHDRAPLQKVQAPTLSPPRASVNEHILAAIRQGVKLKKVHPDPGPSPSNKPTSDLERSIKAALQRIKRVSADSEEDDHDEQNPGEWDR; this is translated from the exons GTGCTTCAAGGGCATGAAAAAGCCAACACCATGGTAGCATTAATGAAAGTGTATCGAGAGGAAGATGAAGCATACCAGGAATTAGTTACTGCTGCAACCATGTTCTTCCAGTATTTACTGCAGCCATTCAGGGATATGCGAGAACTTGCAACTTCATGTAAGCTTGCTATTTTG AAGTCCTTGGATGAGGATGGTCTGGGTCCTAAAAGGATAGTTGCCCTGCAGAAGGAAGCCCAAGAATGGACCAGACGGGCTGAAGAAGCTATAGTCTCGATTCAAGATATTACagtgaattattttgaaaaaacagTAGAAGCATTAGCAg gaatgcagaaacaaatggCACAGGATGAGAAGAGATTTGGCCAGGCTGCCTGGGCCACAGCAACTCCCAGGTTAGAAAAACTCAAGCTGATGTTAGCTCGGGAGACTCTGCAACTCATGAGAGCCAAAGAGTTGTGTTTCAGTCATAAAAGAGCTGAAATTCAGGGAAAG ATAGAAGATCTtccagaacaagaaaaaaaaataaatgttgtagACGAATTAGAAATACAATATTATGAAGTTCAGTTAGAACTATACGAGGTTAAATTTgagatattaaaatatgaagaaatactGCTTGTTACACAGTTGGACTCTATTAAAAGACTTATAAAAg ATAAACAGGATGAAGTTATCTATTATGATCCATGTGAAAATCCAGAGGAACTTAAAGTCATGGATCATGTAATGGGGCTGCAGGATGATAAGAATCTGGAGGTGAAGGAACTCAGCCGGCAGTGCCAGCAGCTGGAATCTAAACGGGGCAGGATCTGTGCCAGAAGAGCCCGTCTCAGGAACAGAAAG GATCAATGCAAAGAAAATCATCGACTCAGATTGCAGCAGGCTgaagaaagcataaaatattttcatcagcaTCATAGCGTTCAGAGG aaaagagaccagaaaaaagaggaggagcaaaagaaaaaagaatggataaaccaaGAGCGCCAAAAAACACTCCAACGATTGAGAGCATTTAAAGAG agaTGTCCAGGTCGCTCTGTCCTAAAGAGCTCTCGCTCGCACCCTGTGGCTGCACACCTGCCGAGTGGACCTCCCCGGCAGACGTCCCCACCGACTTCTCAGATGACGGCGGTGATCCATCCGTCCTCTAGGAAAACCAGAAGCGCTCCCTTAGCCGAAGTTAGTAACGTGAGAACCCCTGAGCATGAAGACTGTGCTAGAAACATCCCTGTTCAGACTTTTGTTCCAGTTGGTGCCCATACACACTGCAGATCAAGTGAGGAGTTGTCACTGCCGCCACCTccgccaccgccaccgccaccgccaccaccaccaccaccgcccctcCCTGCTCCGCCCTTTTCTTCTCAATCTGCAAATCATCGGAATTTACACTTCAGGACTTCAGCGAAAGATGATCAGCCGCTTCCTCTAGTGTGCGAATCGCCCGCTGAGAGCCCGTGTGGTTCCTCAGACAGTCTTAGCTGCCCAG GGTCGATGGATGAAGTGCTGGCCTCCTTAAGGCACGACAGGGCCCCTCTCCAGAAGGTGCAAGCGCCCACTTTGTCCCCTCCCCGTGCCTCGGTCAATGAGCACATTCTGGCTGCCATAAGGCAAGGGGTCAAACTGAAGAAAGTTCACCCTGACCCTGGCCCGAGCCCCAGCAATAAACCCACCAGCGACCTGGAGAGGAGCATCAAGGCGGCGCTCCAGAGAATTAAGAGAGTATCTGCTGACTCGGAGGAGGACGATCATGATGAGCAGAACCCCGGCGAGTGGGACCGTTAG